One stretch of Pseudomonas azotoformans DNA includes these proteins:
- a CDS encoding sn-glycerol-3-phosphate transporter → MKKFQLPGLLFLAQATTALAGETPATEDDKGFWYAQTSVYTRHFAPDPDHNNNQDLIGLERNEASGFVYGGATFRNSFSQRSYYAYAGKRYDMADYPVYLKLTGGAIQGYRGKYRDKIPLNRFGVAPVIIPSVGTHYGPVAAELVLLGFNAAMVTTGVRF, encoded by the coding sequence ATGAAGAAATTCCAACTGCCTGGCCTGCTGTTCCTGGCCCAGGCCACCACCGCACTGGCGGGCGAAACACCGGCCACCGAGGACGACAAAGGTTTCTGGTACGCGCAGACCAGCGTCTACACCCGGCACTTTGCGCCGGACCCGGACCACAACAACAACCAGGACCTGATCGGCCTGGAGCGCAATGAAGCCTCAGGTTTTGTGTATGGCGGGGCGACGTTTCGCAACTCGTTCAGCCAGCGCTCGTACTACGCGTACGCGGGTAAACGCTACGACATGGCCGACTATCCGGTGTATTTGAAACTGACGGGCGGGGCGATCCAGGGCTATCGCGGCAAGTACCGCGACAAGATCCCATTGAACCGTTTCGGCGTGGCGCCGGTGATCATTCCGTCGGTGGGCACGCATTACGGGCCAGTGGCGGCGGAATTGGTGTTGCTGGGGTTCAACGCAGCGATGGTGACGACCGGCGTACGTTTTTGA
- a CDS encoding CDP-6-deoxy-delta-3,4-glucoseen reductase has product MRVTLQPSGAVLELVPGERILEGARRLGYECPQACRNGVCHVCAALLVEGRVQQAGEVRDHGEFYTCIAEPLEDCVVLWDGVLAPGELPLRKLSCQLSECVEVGGDVWRVRLRAPAGKAVRYHAGQYLMIERENGEKSAFSLASAPHAGRELELHVLAREDSARTLLAQLQRNQMARVELPFGDTHLAELPDGPLVLIAAGTGMAQMHSLIEHCRASGFKHPVHLYWGVRRPEDFYEIEHWDQWLQLPNLFLHKVVSDLCGWEGRCGLLHEAVCEDIADLKSVHVYASGSPAMIYGTLDALVEAGMDAHQMRADVFAYAPR; this is encoded by the coding sequence ATGCGTGTAACCCTGCAACCTTCCGGCGCCGTGCTGGAACTGGTCCCTGGCGAGCGAATCCTCGAAGGCGCGCGTCGCCTCGGTTACGAATGCCCTCAAGCCTGCCGCAACGGCGTGTGCCATGTGTGCGCCGCGCTGTTGGTGGAAGGCCGCGTGCAGCAGGCCGGTGAAGTGCGAGATCACGGTGAGTTCTACACCTGCATTGCCGAGCCGCTGGAAGATTGCGTTGTGTTGTGGGATGGCGTGCTGGCGCCGGGAGAGTTGCCGTTGCGCAAGCTGTCGTGCCAATTGAGTGAATGCGTAGAGGTCGGTGGCGACGTGTGGCGTGTGCGCCTGCGTGCGCCGGCTGGCAAGGCGGTGCGTTACCACGCCGGCCAGTACCTGATGATCGAGCGGGAGAACGGCGAGAAATCCGCATTCTCCCTGGCGTCGGCGCCTCATGCCGGACGTGAGCTGGAGTTGCATGTGCTGGCCCGCGAGGACAGTGCCCGCACTTTGCTTGCGCAACTGCAACGCAACCAGATGGCCCGTGTGGAGCTGCCGTTTGGTGATACCCACCTGGCCGAGTTGCCTGACGGGCCGCTGGTGTTGATCGCCGCCGGCACCGGCATGGCGCAGATGCACAGCCTGATCGAACACTGCCGCGCCTCCGGCTTCAAGCACCCGGTGCACCTGTACTGGGGCGTGCGCCGCCCGGAAGATTTCTACGAGATCGAACACTGGGACCAGTGGTTGCAACTGCCCAACCTGTTTTTGCACAAAGTCGTCAGCGACCTGTGCGGTTGGGAAGGGCGCTGCGGGTTGTTGCATGAAGCGGTGTGCGAAGACATTGCCGACCTCAAGTCGGTGCACGTCTACGCCAGCGGCTCGCCGGCAATGATCTATGGCACCTTGGATGCGTTGGTCGAAGCCGGCATGGATGCGCACCAGATGCGCGCCGACGTGTTTGCCTATGCGCCACGCTGA
- a CDS encoding TonB-dependent receptor plug domain-containing protein: protein MGSYKQHALYTAILSANLLTAVGFNPVFAAETSATDTPKLDTVIVTGTRAQERTASASLSPIDVISGDTLRSTGSDELGAVLARLIPSINFPRPSLVDGAELVRPAQLRGLSPDQVLVLVNGKRRHTSAFVNLGGAVGRGSAPADLNAIPLSAVDHIEVLRDGASARYGSDAIAGVINVILKHADHGGSISTKFGEYKKGDGIQRNVSGNTGLALGDNGFINLSAEGADNDYTNRAGNDYRPASVGSTTYGQRVFRQGEPATNEGKLQFNSEYSVNDAAEFYTFGGYSKRRGETAAFYRASNASNNIAALNPNGYLPLIKGNLEDTSLVVGLRGLLAYDWHYDLSANYGKNQYELSTETINTSLGLATPRKFDNGTLSNDQKQVSLDLSREFDVGFLPYPVSVAFGGEYLRQGYEIEAGEPASYYQTGSSGLGGFRDADAGSSSRHNWAQYLDLETNFTEKLSASAAVRHEDYSDFGSNVSGSLSARYDFTPQVALRGSISNGFRAPSLAQQNFAFTSSQLIGSDIREAGTFPASSQVARLLGAEDLKAEKSRNYSLGLVLEPADDLTVTVDVYRIDIRDRISLSSNLNLDPATQAYLRANGVGNINYTTARYFTNATDTSTDGVDLVANYRYQFDNGIRWNSTVGYNYNHTRVTDVKPNPAILDSLGANLVRVDRREKSGLLGDTTPEHKLSLGNDFTFGNWALHSNLVRYGEFTSYQADKVNDQTFKAAWVLDLSADYKLKNWTFTLGGDNVTDKYPEKVNAFASSGGNLAYSTFSPYGYSGAFYYGKVAYNW, encoded by the coding sequence ATGGGGAGCTACAAGCAACACGCGTTGTACACGGCGATTTTGTCGGCCAATTTGCTGACCGCCGTGGGTTTCAATCCTGTCTTCGCGGCCGAAACGTCCGCCACCGATACACCCAAGCTCGACACCGTGATCGTCACCGGCACCCGCGCCCAGGAGCGTACGGCCAGTGCTTCGCTGTCACCCATCGATGTGATTTCCGGCGATACCCTGCGCAGCACCGGCTCCGATGAGCTGGGCGCAGTGCTGGCGCGGCTGATTCCGTCGATCAACTTCCCGCGCCCGAGCCTGGTGGACGGTGCTGAGTTGGTGCGTCCTGCGCAGTTGCGTGGCCTGTCGCCGGACCAGGTGCTGGTGCTGGTCAACGGCAAGCGTCGCCATACCAGCGCGTTCGTCAACCTGGGCGGTGCGGTAGGGCGTGGCTCGGCGCCGGCGGACCTGAACGCGATCCCGCTGTCGGCGGTAGACCATATCGAGGTGCTGCGCGATGGCGCTTCGGCGCGCTACGGCTCGGACGCCATTGCCGGGGTGATCAACGTGATCCTCAAGCACGCCGACCATGGCGGCTCGATCTCCACCAAGTTCGGCGAATACAAGAAGGGCGACGGTATCCAGCGTAATGTCAGCGGCAATACCGGCCTGGCATTGGGCGATAACGGCTTCATCAACCTCTCGGCCGAAGGTGCCGATAACGATTACACCAACCGTGCCGGCAATGATTACCGCCCAGCCAGTGTCGGCTCCACCACCTACGGCCAGCGCGTGTTCCGCCAGGGCGAACCGGCCACCAATGAAGGCAAGTTACAGTTCAACTCGGAATATTCGGTCAACGATGCCGCCGAGTTCTACACCTTCGGCGGCTACAGCAAGCGGCGCGGTGAGACGGCGGCGTTCTACCGGGCGAGCAACGCTTCCAACAACATTGCGGCACTCAACCCCAACGGCTACCTGCCGTTGATCAAGGGCAACCTGGAGGACACCTCGCTGGTGGTGGGCCTGCGTGGGCTGCTGGCCTACGACTGGCACTACGACCTCTCGGCCAACTACGGCAAGAACCAGTACGAGTTGAGCACCGAAACCATCAACACCTCCCTGGGCCTGGCCACGCCGCGCAAGTTCGACAACGGCACCCTGAGCAACGACCAAAAGCAAGTCAGCCTCGACCTGTCCCGTGAGTTCGACGTGGGCTTCCTGCCATACCCGGTCTCCGTGGCCTTTGGCGGTGAATACCTGCGCCAGGGTTATGAGATTGAAGCGGGTGAACCGGCGTCCTACTACCAGACCGGCAGCTCGGGCCTCGGCGGCTTCCGTGATGCCGACGCCGGCAGCAGTTCGCGCCACAACTGGGCCCAGTACCTGGACCTGGAAACCAACTTCACCGAAAAGCTCAGCGCATCGGCCGCCGTGCGGCATGAGGATTACAGTGACTTCGGTTCCAACGTCAGCGGTTCGCTGTCGGCCCGTTACGACTTCACCCCGCAGGTGGCCTTGCGCGGCAGTATCTCCAACGGCTTCCGCGCACCGTCCCTGGCGCAGCAGAACTTTGCGTTCACCTCATCGCAGTTGATCGGCAGCGACATCCGCGAGGCCGGTACTTTCCCGGCGTCGAGCCAGGTGGCCCGCCTGCTGGGCGCCGAAGACCTCAAGGCCGAGAAGTCGCGCAACTATAGCCTTGGCCTGGTACTGGAGCCTGCCGACGACCTGACAGTGACGGTGGACGTGTATCGCATCGATATCCGCGACCGTATCAGCCTGTCGTCCAACCTCAACCTGGACCCGGCCACCCAGGCCTATCTGCGTGCCAACGGTGTCGGCAACATCAACTACACCACCGCCCGCTACTTCACCAATGCCACCGACACCAGCACCGACGGCGTCGACCTGGTGGCCAACTATCGCTATCAGTTCGATAACGGCATCCGTTGGAACAGCACCGTAGGCTACAACTACAACCACACCCGGGTGACGGACGTGAAGCCCAACCCGGCCATCCTCGATAGCCTGGGTGCCAACCTGGTGCGGGTAGACCGTCGCGAGAAGAGCGGTTTGTTGGGCGATACCACGCCTGAGCACAAGCTGAGCCTGGGTAACGACTTCACATTCGGCAATTGGGCGCTGCACAGCAACCTGGTGCGCTATGGTGAATTCACCAGCTACCAGGCAGACAAGGTCAACGACCAGACCTTCAAGGCGGCCTGGGTGCTGGATCTGTCGGCGGACTACAAGCTGAAGAACTGGACCTTCACCCTGGGCGGCGACAACGTCACCGATAAATACCCGGAGAAGGTCAACGCGTTCGCCAGCAGCGGTGGCAATTTGGCCTATAGCACTTTTTCGCCGTACGGTTACAGCGGTGCGTTCTATTACGGTAAAGTTGCCTACAACTGGTAA